Part of the Mytilus galloprovincialis chromosome 14, xbMytGall1.hap1.1, whole genome shotgun sequence genome is shown below.
tgttacatatttgtttttcgttcatttttttacataaataaggccgttagttttctcgtttgaattgttttacattgtctcatcagggccttttatagctgactatgtagtatgggctttgctcattgttgaaggccgtacggtgacctgtagttgttaatgtttgtgttattttggttttttttggatagttgtctcattggcaatcataccacatcttcttttttatattaacataaagtcactgtgaaaattgtaaaaaaaatgatatttttatgttGTGGCCATACCGGTTTTGGGGGTGAACacttaattttccaaaaaatcttgAGGTCTGCAAGATGACTTAATAAActagtttaataaaatttgtatgtaTGAGTACTGTAACATATAATGCAGTACAAGCTAATGTTGACTTTTAAGAAAATGTATTGATTTGCGAGTTTCAGTTAATTTCTTGTATCTAAGTGAGCGAATATCAAAGGTACAATACAGAAATTGATCTAAAATGTCattgaaacatatttatttgacaaataaacactagcttgtactgcattacatgtaacagtatttGTCCATACCAACAGTCTTCACGCTGTATGTATGTATATGGCAGCCCAGacagcccaggcttgtaaaattgttctcgggcctgtaaaaatcatatctacaggccaattAACAGATTCTaactaaaaaattcaaaaaattgagCTCCAGGCCTGTAGATTAAACAGTTCATTGTGAAGACTGTTaaccaattttaaacaattaagtCATCTCACAGGCCTccagattttttaaaaactttagtgTTCACTCTCAAAACCGGTTCTGCCACAACAAACATTcaaagtttatttacaattttcacagtgtGAATAAATTAAGTATTatgtttaaacaaacatatgttcCCATACTGTAGGACTCTATTcgttataggttgaaaaatacaggcGAAGTTTATATATTTCtgtagtgtcctatattttgactttagttaaaCCTTAAGTGCAGTTCTGAATGGATTAATATTTTGGTACTTATATTTCATGAATTGATTAAATATTGCCTTTGTGGGAAAGTCTGCTCACATTTAGcctacaaaaaaataatactaagTTGATTTATTAAAGGTcattaaattaattgtttaccCATTCCCACTAcccaaaaaatataataatttataactgAATCTGCAgtatactttctttttttttatttataaagatctataaatattgaatatgcatgtatcaatttgttcataaattgattatttttaatCAAACTTTTCAGAAGTATATTTTAGTCCAGATCCATTTTCTGTTTATGGAAGTTTTTACCAAAACAACCTcaactggctatacagcccttgcatggtTTCCTGCTGTTTAAACAATATTGACAAGCTATTTATAGATCATTTAATTTGTATACATTGAAATCGATTTGGGAAATACCTGTTTCTATTTTAAGACCAATGATTTATATAtgatttgtttcaaatatatcCTAATTCTTTGTTTAAATTTTCAGTAAACTATATATTTTGCAACATCATTTTTATGATTAATAAATGACAAAACCAATTAATATTCAGTTGGTAATATCCATATGAGAAAGTAGTAATAAGTCAAATTACCTCCCTTTATAATAAATTATGCAAATATCTTCAAGCTTTATTGAgatatatgttgtgttagtaggTGATATATTACACTCAAGTATTAACTGAAGTAAGTAAGCTAGGTCCGGAAGAGCTGGGTTACCcaatatgaaatatttctatACCTACTTCCAGCTCAAAATTTGACCTAGTTtctctttttatattgttatttttatctcACATTATTGTATTTTGCTTATTTCATGGGAGGCTCTTTCTATTTGAAAGTTTACACAGGAGTGCCaacctttcttctttttttttaagtcaagCCCATTACATGATTGTCGTAATACAAAGGTATCAAAAATgtgtttacatatacatgtatttacatttgaattttgcATGAAAATCATAGATTTATCctaaattaactattttttagaTGGCATCAGCTTTGCTGAAGAAAGCTCTGAGAATTCCAGGAAAAAGAATGAAGTACTTATTTGAGCAGTACATAGCATTTAGAAGTGTTCAAGATTCTAGAGGTACTGGAAAAAGGGAGAATTTTAGCAAGGATTTTAGATGATTCtgttatttaagaaataaaaatgatttagtctCCAAGAAAATATACCTCTCTACAGTATTAAAAGCAGGTTTTTCCATGTTCCATACTCTCTAAATGTCGTGCATTAATCAAGTCAgaattttagatatatatttaagataattgtatttcttaatttgataaaaataccaAGATTTTTCTATAAACcaataaaatttgcaaagcattgATCCACTTATAaaagatatttcatatacattttattcattaatatctgtcatttaatgattacttttttttacattttacattaatTTAGTGTTTAATcgtgtttattttttatctgaagataatttttttttttaggtgtaataccaccattgatttttccctattagtctttgttaaattggcacttttaaaaaaattgtacagtatttacctttatctCAACCAAAGAAATcctttgcatgtgtaaagtttaatactttccagtgatacagtgaaaatttcacactacatttcattgcatataagaaaataatcatcaccggaagtaaacaacccaatttttacactgttatttactggttacctgctttggtaactatgtaaccttaacgttccaaaatattttataagaccatcaaataaaaaaagaatgatgctttcagacatccaacatacatatttacgactcagaaaaatttaagtgcattgaaatgcagggttaattttctacaactgtcaaattcaagggaatatttttttaggcctactttcgtatgcaactgGATGTGacataccatgatttggtggtattgcACGTAACATGGAAAATGCACTTTTCTGTAATTACAAATGAGATTGCATTTTTTGTCAGTAATTGACATTGAGATGCATATTGGAATTGCATTTTTTGTCAGTAATTAACAATGAGATTGCATTTTTTGTCAGGAATTGAGATTGCATTTTTTGTCAGTAATTAACATTGAAATTGCTTTTTGTTGTTGTCAGTTATTGACATTGAGATGCATTTTTTGTCagttattgacattgaaattgcTTTTTTTTCTGTCAGTTATTAACATTGAGATGCATTTTTTGTTAGTTATTAACATTGAGATTTCACTTTTCTGTCAGTTATTAGTCCACTACCGACAAAGTTGAAGCACTGTATTTCAATCTGTCTAGATCTGGATTTTCAGTTCATTAATTTGCGAACTTTgtgtatttttctttcagaaagaTTACAGGGGATTCTAGAGGATCCAGAGTTAGCATCTGATGTAAGACAAGATATAGAAGACTACATAAAACGTATGGAATCTAAGATGAATGTTAATATGGAAGTTTGGAATGAGAGAATGAGGAACTTAGAGGAGGAACGCAAACAAATACATCAAAATATTTGGAAACTGTGAGTTAATTGGTTCAACATATAGAAAAGTAACTGTTATTTGACATTGATAAAATTACTTATTTAAATTATTCAACAAGTGATAGAAAGAACACAGCTCAGGTGTTGTTTTTTGGATATgtgtttttttagctcacctttcctaaaagaaaatgtgagcttttctcatcacttggtgtcagtcgtcgtcgttgtcgttgttaacaatttttcaaacatcatctcctctgaaactactgaatggatttggatgaaacttagcaagATTGTttcttagattatcctgcacaaagtttgtgcttcgatttttgatccgtcaaaaaacatgaccgccgttacttaaaatagaacataggggtcaaatgcagtttttggcttatatctcaaaaacgaaagcctttagagcaaatctgacacgggggtaaatatgttcattaggtcaagatctatcagccctgaaattttcagatcaatcaaacaacccattgttgggttgctgccacttaattggtaattttaaggaaattttgcagtttttggtcattatcttgaatattattatagataaagataaactgtaaacagcaaaaatgatcagcaaagtaagatctacaaataagttaatatgaccaaaattgtcaattgaccccttaaggggttattgtcctttaatgacaatttttcacaatttgttcatcatatttgctaactttaaaaaatcttctcctctaaaactactcaaccaaattcaactgaatgatcagtagggtatataaaataaagtttgtgtttttattttctatttcgtcaaaaaacatggccgtcatggctaaaaaaagaacacagggtaaaatgcagtttttggcttatatctcaaaaactccagcatttagagcaaataagactagaagttaaagtatttattaggtcaaggtctacctgtcctgaaattttcagccaaATTGGGTAACttgtttttcaggtataatgcccctgaattgataattttaaagaaattttgcagtttttggttattatcttgaatattattataaatacagataaactgttaatagcaaagaTGTTAAGCAAAGCAatatcttcaaataagtcaattgaccaaaattgtcaattgaccccttaaggagttattgccctttaagacttttttcacaatttgttcatcatgttgacttacttttaaaaatcttctcctttgaaactgctgtatcaatttcagccaaacttaggctaaatgagtttcagagtatcttgtataaattttatatttcatttccttgtatgtcaagaaacatagctcctatggctaaaatagaacataggagaaaatgattttttttttttgcttttgaagaaaataggacgattcaaagaacatttaaataaattgaaaagccaaaataatcattgatgagagatttaaccaaaaaaattaaggtgagcgattcaggctcttgagagcctcttgtttttatacattaatgctaatgtttatttttagtataagaaaatgcataatttttttcaacatccaaagttatttaaggaatgactgtaatatttttctgtctatgaagaaataacataaaaaatgtggtgcacactgaataacgcgcgtagcgggttatttaacagtgtgcaccacattttctATGTAACATTTCGaattgacagaaaaaatattacagtcatttcttataatttaattctaaattccattttaaaccttagaaaaccatgaaaaaacgttgatgacatcacAGTCACatttatgtctatgggctcataacaaaataacgtcatccaatcagaagacgtgttacatccaaaatgaATTATAAACTTTAAACAGATGGTATGACTGGCATGAAAACAATTTTTCAGATTTAATGAAGTGTTAGCAGAAACTGGTGTCCTGCTTGTGCATCCTCTCTTCCAAAGGAACAAAGTAACTGGACAGGTCTACAGTCAGATGGCCCAAACCATAAAACGTGATGCTTTAAAGAAACTTTTAAGAAAACGTCAGAGAATGACAAACTTACTTAAATTACCCCCAGTGTGTGTTGGAAGTAGTATGGTGTCCAAGCTTCAACCTCAGCAGCCATCTTGGAAAGGGGTAAACAAAATTTGCTTcgtttatatatacaaaataatttaaacatgtaaaacatttagTCAGTTTGAATTAAAATTGAGGATGGAATTTGGGTATGTGTCTCggccaaagagcagaaaacaacttAGTTGAGGCCAAAAATTGGTCTTcaatacatcaaaaacaaatcccCCACCCAGAATTCAGTGAAATTGAACGTCACCCTGTTTATTTAGAGTAAAAGAATTTAGCTCAGTATTAAGAAATTGTTTTTCAACACTTAGCTGTGAGGGAATAGTTGTGGTTTAtaaatcagtttttgttttaagaaaatttgaTCAAggtacaatttgaaaaaaaaatgtattgtagattttttgaatttttgtaaatatttaatttcttggttttgtcaATGTATACCTACAGCTGTATGGAAAATATTTTATCACATTTTCTCCTAATCTAAActaatttattaaacaaaaatttggtactttttgattgatataaatatattttttttcaaaaaagtgtGAAGATTACATGATCCATCTTATATTACAGGTTGGACAGGGTGACAATCCTCCTGCTAAGGTGAACACGCCCTATACTCAACACTATGATGTTAACAAGTCAAGAATTGATGCTGAAAGGTATGTGTCAATGTATGTAGAAGCTGGGATGTGGTTTATCACAAATTATTACTGGTTTTCAATGCTGCAGATCAATGCAATTCACAATAGTAGCTTACATAAAAATCTGCCGTATGCTAATGCAATGGCAAAAGATATTAAGCGgtgaatgatttttatacgaccgcaaaatttgaaaaaattttcgtcgtatattgctatcacgttggcatcaTCGTCTGCGTCGTAGTCGTCCTCttcatccgaatacttttagtttttcgAAATCTAACTTTATTAAAAgagaatagaaatctatgaaattttaacacaaggtttatgaccacaaaaggaaggttgggattgattttgggagtttcggtcccaaaattttaggaattaggggccaaaaagggcccaaataagcattttcttggttttcgcactctaactttagtttaatttaatagaaatctatgaaatgttgacacaaggtttatgaccacaaaagaaaggttgggattgattttgggagttttggtgccaacagtttaggaattaggggccaaaaaagggcccaaataagcattattcttggtttttgcacaataactttagtttaattaaatagaaatcaatgaaatttaaacccaaagtttatgaccacaaaaggaaggtttgtattgattttgggaggttaggtcccaacagtttgaaattaggggccaaaaagggacccaaataagcatttttcttggttttcgcaccataacttaagtatttattaatagaaatctatgaaatttaaacgtaaggtttatgaccatacaAGGAagtttggtattgattttgggagttttggtccaaacagtttaggaataaagggcccaaagggtccaaaattaaactttgtttgattccatcaaaaattaaataattagggttctttgatatgccgaatctaactgtgtatgtagattcttaattttggtcccgttttcaaattggtctacattaaggtccaaagggtccaaaattaaacttagtttgattttaacaaaaattgaatccttggggttctttgatatgctgaatcttaaaatgtacttagattttttattattggcccagttttcaagttggccaaaatcggggtccaaaattaaactttgtttgatttcatcaaaaattgaataattggggttctttgatatgccaaatctaactgtgtatgtagattcttaatttttggccctgttttcaaattggtttacattaaagtccaaagggtccaaaatttaactaagATTGTTTTGAACAAaagttgaattcttgggcctctttgatatgctgaatctaaacatgtacagtaaaacctgtataaaccggccggctacgggaccatgaaaaagggccggtttggacagtgagccggtttattcaggtttctgttttgaccggaagttaatgacttgttacgtccgacattttgcatgaaaaaattctctctgattgtaaattatatctgataaattaaaatactttcacttcgtttttcattgtttgcatttgcatcataatgctCGCGTCGTTTGGATTGTAAGACGAGAGTTTCGATTTACTCCCATGATCAATAAATGAAATGTTGGaatggccgattaaaaagccagaatattatcaaacgTAATGTCATCACTTTCGAAACGTTGTCGTACAGTGTACAATATCCATTGATTGTTGTCATCTgggtgtttttcattatcaaggtcatttgtttaggggttcacaacaAGGAACCAAGGATTTCGAAATTACGATGTGAACTTTTTACTTCgcgattttaatttgtttatccaagttaaaacgtaagttcaatccgagatatatattcggtgtgtcttttcgtttaattgacacgtgtataatgttttaataaataatacagatcactactgtacgattgtaggttcacagtttgacacctgactaattgattatCACGAACAATTATATTGTatcaacaaatatgttttgattgcatatcgatcattgaaattaattagacaaaccggttttgacaggtaataattaatgtaattaagagtattgggacttcataataagaccggaattcggaatacacagggtccggtttacaaagggtattttaacaaagactttgaatggaaaaatatgggactttcattttcggccggaatggacaggaaaccggtttattcagggtccggtttaatcaggtttgactgtacttagatatttgattatgggcccagttttcaagttggtccaaatcaggatccaaaattattatattaagtattgtgcaatagcaagaaattttcaattgcacagttataaattcagcaatagcaagaaatcttcaattgcagagtattgtgcaatagcaagaaatcttcaattgcacagtattgtgcaatagcaaatattttcaattgcacagtattgcacaatagcaagaaatatctaattgcacaatattgtgcaatagcaagaaattccaattggatttcaattggagttatctttctttgtccagaatagtagttgaatcaacttaaatcattgttttatacaatatacaatgtatattcacttttactaccaactgatagattaaaacaatctttaccattcagtcattgtcagtgataacaagcactttttttacacattttaatattttatgatgtatttaaatgagtagttattgttgtaaACTTCATtagagaggattaatattcaacagcaaagtgaattgctcaaaggcaaacatttttttttaagttcattagaccacattcattctgtgtcagaaacctatgctgtgtcaactatttaatcacaatccaaatttagagctgaatccagcttgaatgttgtgtccatacttgccccaaccgttcagggtttaaCCTCTGCGGTCCTATAAAGCTGCatcctgcggagcatctggttggcaATTGATTTGTGGCAATTGATTGTGACAATTAATTTGTGGCAATTGATTTGAATGGGAATGTGTAATATAGATCATAATGTATTTACCATTGTAAATTATATAGCCAGTGTATATGACTTAAGGGTGCTCTTCAAAAAATGGTCAAGACATGGTATCATTTTTTTACAAGTTTATATAGACCAAAGTTATGTCTGGATCTGTCTGTTATGAAAAAGGTACCAATCAAAATGCCTGGGTCAAATAATAAAAAGTGATCTTTTTAAGAACTGAAGCTACTGAAAatgactactgtaaattcagagaTAGTTTTGTGATGTCCTTCTCACATTTTCAACCCTTGTTCAACAGTCTCAATAATAAATGGTATTGTAAAGTGGTTTTACTAAAACTGCATATGTAATAAGAAAGACGTCTAAACTGTATGAATTTGTATTGATGACTGAAGTACAAGATAACCTCATAAGTAAACGACGTTGGATATATAATAATGCCGCGTTACGTCTACGTTCTCTTCTGTGCATGATTTCCAACAAATGGCGAATTTATAGAAATTTTTAGCAAGGTTccttttatttttggttttgtttcaGAATCCTTAAAGATGAAGATAAAGGCAGGCATCCTTATCCTTTAGCAAAGATACAGAAATACATCATAAACCCTAGTCAAACAACAGTTCGCACATAGTGATACATGGATGCTTTTAAGATGATGCTAATGAAAGAATAAAATTTTTGCTGTTCTGAATGCATTTATAAGTGATTGAACTTGCATATGAACACAAATGAACCTTAGAAATAATCTTTTTCACACATGTACACATGCAGATTAATAATTCAGTGTGTCACCAACAGTCTGAATCATTTGcaaatttctttacttttaaaagaaacattgaataaaatatcttttttattgaaATGCTTTGTCAACTGTTATGAGAATATTCAAGAGGACATAGAAATTTAGACATTTTTGGGATATTTTTATTCTATTgagaaaaattgcaaaaaatactgttattttaccccaaaaaaaagttttatttaaatgtattgtttCCCCGAGTCTCATTATTTTGTCCATTGTTCAATAATTATCATAAATTCAAACAAAAGTTTAGAAATGTAtcatgttttgttattttgtaatatgtcttcttttttaaacttaatacatttttttttataaattgttgcttttacttatatttttattgatatattctattgttatacatgtacaatattgttaattttttgttaaaaataaagctttgtttttattgtaaattgGAATAATATATGCTATGTGAAATTATATGTTGTAAAAGGTGCTGAATAATGTTAACCTGTGCAAtatttttgaattatatatttattacatgttgtttattaaatttatatttttttacactttttaacttttttttttttttttttatttgtttttcagtagTCAGGCTTTTACAATCCCTTTACATCACCACCTGACCATGGTGTTAAgaggtttgatatatatatatacaacaaaaaattgactacatttttttcttctaatgtgaatatatattatttaaatattaacattataataaaaagtgGAAAAGAAACAATCACGCACACATACACACACTCTCGCACTTGCATTAACATAACATAAATCAACTTGTGTATTGCAAAGAAAAATGTTATCTTTGTAAAGATCTGCTCTTTATGAACTGtaagtttcattttttattttatatgatttgaatcAAAAGTAATGGGGACTAATCAGTAAAAATGTAATCTAATGGGGcccagaatttttgaaaataaggtGTGGTACCATTTTTCTTTGCTATATAATGTTCATTTTCctgatattttcttatttttgctaATAACCCTATAATACTTGGTTTCTTTTCATacaatttacatttgtatatatagttctttgcaataataataatcaaattCAACAGTAAACTCTCATTTTGAAGACCAAGAAAAATGTGCTTCTTAGATaatgtaaagttcacaaaatatCTTTTCAGTTTTTGTGAAAAAGTTTGCCATATAAAATGTGTTATTGGACATTCATAGAATAAATGCTCCATGGTTTCATCAGAAACCTTACAAAAAGTACATAGCTTTGAATCTTTAAGTTTAACTTTATATAAGAAAGTGTTAGTTGCAATTATTCtatgtaaaaatttatattgaaaagttCTTAAATAAGTGTCTttacatgattttcttaaaataacataatattctgaccaatctgcaatttcaataccTAGTGATTCCTCCC
Proteins encoded:
- the LOC143059427 gene encoding uncharacterized protein LOC143059427; translated protein: MMASALLKKALRIPGKRMKYLFEQYIAFRSVQDSRERLQGILEDPELASDVRQDIEDYIKRMESKMNVNMEVWNERMRNLEEERKQIHQNIWKLFNEVLAETGVLLVHPLFQRNKVTGQVYSQMAQTIKRDALKKLLRKRQRMTNLLKLPPVCVGSSMVSKLQPQQPSWKGVGQGDNPPAKVNTPYTQHYDVNKSRIDAERILKDEDKGRHPYPLAKIQKYIINPSQTTVRT